One genomic window of Terriglobales bacterium includes the following:
- a CDS encoding PAS domain-containing sensor histidine kinase, translated as MRHTAPARGWFWATLALSSLSLVALVFAFWELVENRFFRDLDYVSLHYLYISRGIASSILLAAWAAWLVMRERRAAEEELSKSRERYRGLLDASPGAVALFGADLRVLEWNASAERLYGYQRDFVLELPVPTVPPQRRAELAESMARVQRGEAVLDQESERVDASGQLIQVQLSLLPFHEGGELFYLEVAADIRERVRLRERLIEFEKLTSMGQMAAGTAHHLNTPLAAMLLRVQMMRGRMQEPATAEELERLEGSLRFCQQFVQRLLDFSRRPTMRREPEPVRAVIEGVLAFIGPTLQAKQVRLGCELNGIGGQRVLGDRNELETLLLILLSNAADAVEKGGRIGITVQGGGENVEISISDDGCGIPAESLPRIFEPFYTTKPVGKGTGLGLAIAKNIVSQHGGSIRLESGQGRGTRAIVQLPALAATAVPA; from the coding sequence ATGCGCCACACTGCACCCGCGCGGGGATGGTTCTGGGCCACGCTGGCGCTTTCCAGCCTCAGCCTGGTGGCGCTGGTGTTCGCCTTCTGGGAACTGGTGGAGAACCGCTTCTTCCGCGACTTGGACTACGTCAGCCTGCATTACCTGTACATCAGCCGGGGCATCGCCTCTTCCATCCTGCTGGCGGCGTGGGCGGCCTGGCTGGTGATGCGCGAGCGCCGGGCAGCGGAAGAAGAGCTGAGCAAGTCGCGCGAGCGTTACCGCGGGCTGCTCGACGCCTCGCCGGGCGCGGTGGCGCTGTTCGGCGCCGACCTGCGGGTGCTGGAGTGGAACGCGTCGGCGGAGCGGCTCTACGGATATCAGCGCGACTTCGTCCTGGAACTGCCGGTCCCGACCGTGCCGCCGCAACGCCGGGCCGAACTGGCCGAATCCATGGCGCGGGTGCAGCGGGGCGAAGCGGTGCTGGACCAGGAAAGCGAGCGGGTGGACGCCTCCGGGCAGCTCATCCAAGTGCAGCTCAGCCTGCTTCCCTTCCACGAAGGCGGCGAGCTGTTCTATCTGGAGGTGGCAGCCGACATCCGGGAGCGGGTGCGGCTGCGGGAACGGCTCATCGAGTTCGAGAAGCTGACCAGCATGGGACAGATGGCGGCGGGCACGGCGCACCACCTGAATACGCCGCTGGCGGCCATGCTGCTGCGCGTGCAGATGATGCGGGGACGGATGCAGGAGCCGGCCACCGCCGAAGAACTGGAACGGCTGGAAGGCAGCCTGCGTTTCTGCCAGCAGTTCGTGCAGCGTCTGCTGGACTTCTCGCGCCGTCCTACGATGCGCAGGGAGCCGGAGCCGGTGCGGGCGGTGATCGAGGGCGTGCTGGCGTTCATCGGGCCGACGTTGCAGGCGAAGCAGGTGCGGCTGGGCTGCGAATTGAACGGCATCGGGGGTCAGAGGGTGCTGGGAGACCGCAACGAGCTGGAGACCTTGCTGCTCATCCTGCTGAGCAACGCCGCCGACGCGGTGGAAAAAGGCGGCCGCATCGGGATCACGGTACAGGGCGGTGGAGAGAACGTGGAGATCAGCATCAGCGACGATGGCTGCGGCATCCCGGCGGAGTCCCTGCCCCGCATCTTCGAACCCTTCTACACCACCAAGCCAGTGGGCAAAGGCACGGGGCTGGGCCTGGCGATCGCGAAGAACATCGTGAGCCAGCACGGGGGGAGCATCCGGCTGGAGAGCGGCCAGGGCAGAGGGACGCGGGCGATCGTGCAGCTCCCCGCGCTGGCCGCCACGGCGGTGCCGGCATGA